A DNA window from Fragaria vesca subsp. vesca linkage group LG3, FraVesHawaii_1.0, whole genome shotgun sequence contains the following coding sequences:
- the LOC101313000 gene encoding uncharacterized protein LOC101313000, which yields MCPNPDWHPTFQCPNLTPELKEWLKEARLKGGTFRAFHPDDRYCHVCLSKDHWSSACPYQIELPVGATIGPFAEILCLCCGEDRPHPGVPGVDWKARVVLKDSCMLGSPEALRRAAAARGIKANTSAAASGTVLKASASKATTAGTATSTSTSDEYLVSSTSLSA from the exons ATGTGTCCTAATCCAGATTGGCACCCGACCTTTCAGTGCCCCAACCTCACTCCTG AGCTCAAGGAATGGCTAAAAGAAGCAAGACTCAAAGGTGGAACATTTAGGGCTTTCCACCCTGATGACCGGTATTGTCACGTTTGTTTGTCGAAAGACCACTGGTCTTCAGCATGCCCGTACCAGATTGAACTTCCAGTAGGTGCAACAATTGGCCCTTTTGCTGAAATACTCTGTCTGTGTTGTGGTGAGGATAGACCTCACCCTGGTGTGCCTGGTGTCGACTGGAAAGCAAGAGTTGTTCTCAAGGATTCTTGTATGTTAGGTAGCCCTGAAGCTTTAAGAAGGGCAGCTGCCGCCCGCGGCATCAAGGCAAATACATCTGCAGCAGCCAGTGGCACTGTCCTGAAGGCAAGTGCTTCAAAAGCCACAACTGCTGGCACTGCCACCTCCACCTCCACATCTGATGAGTACTTGGTTTCTTCAACCAGCCTTTCTGCGTAG